From Micrococcus porci, one genomic window encodes:
- a CDS encoding WhiB family transcriptional regulator, translating into MDWRSKAACLDKDPELFFPVGNTGPALLQIEEAKAVCRTCEVIDTCLKWAMESGQDSGVWGGMSEDERRAMKRRAARARRAS; encoded by the coding sequence ATGGACTGGCGCAGCAAGGCAGCCTGCCTCGACAAGGACCCCGAGCTGTTCTTCCCCGTCGGCAACACGGGCCCGGCCCTCCTGCAGATCGAGGAGGCCAAGGCCGTGTGCCGCACCTGCGAGGTCATCGACACGTGCCTCAAGTGGGCCATGGAGTCCGGCCAGGACTCCGGCGTCTGGGGCGGCATGAGCGAGGACGAGCGCCGCGCCATGAAGCGCCGCGCCGCGCGCGCCCGGCGCGCCTCCTGA
- a CDS encoding DUF1844 domain-containing protein, whose protein sequence is MTDQNQHQHAAGEDVPTEVREIHEVPAVEVITTTAVHLMTAAAVKVGLADSPDAREMTDLDEARKLITALAGLVTAAAPEIGSQHAGPLRDGLRSLQLAFREASPFPDAPGKGPGEKFTGPVN, encoded by the coding sequence ATGACCGATCAGAACCAGCACCAGCACGCCGCGGGCGAGGACGTCCCCACCGAGGTCCGCGAGATCCACGAGGTCCCCGCCGTCGAGGTGATCACCACCACCGCCGTGCACCTGATGACGGCCGCCGCGGTGAAGGTGGGCCTGGCCGACTCCCCCGACGCGCGGGAGATGACCGACCTCGACGAGGCCCGCAAGCTCATCACCGCGCTCGCCGGCCTCGTCACCGCCGCCGCGCCCGAGATCGGCAGCCAGCACGCCGGCCCGTTGCGCGACGGCCTGCGCTCCCTCCAGCTCGCCTTCCGCGAGGCCTCCCCCTTCCCGGACGCCCCCGGCAAGGGCCCGGGTGAGAAGTTCACCGGCCCCGTCAACTGA
- the infC gene encoding translation initiation factor IF-3: protein MESSSHPRQQDVRHGRAELPGHRVSAAVAPGSDDPWRPGGTAKGPIRGRFEASRLHPQGRPSAWRAPGVRSHQRPANRSGTISDPRINERIRVPEVRLVGPNGEQVGIVRVEDALRLAAEADLDLVEVAPTAKPPVCKLMDFGKYKYEAAVKARESRKKQVNTVLKEVRFRLKIDQHDYETKTGHAKKFLSQGDKVKAIIQFRGREQQRPELGIRLLQKFAEDVAELGTVESQPRQDGRNMVMVIGPLKAKAEAREEQRKSTEGTQRERKGGGSRRDQAAREAKAAAAEKAAANSAPVRNSIGDAFPEQLRSFAAQQTEAPAEQAPVPAPKAAPAKATPAKAPAPKPAATPAPKPPASAPKPPAAPKPAAAPKPAAKPMPAPPKPAAPKGAPKPGPRG from the coding sequence GTGGAGTCCTCCTCCCACCCGCGTCAGCAGGACGTCCGGCACGGCCGGGCCGAGTTGCCGGGTCACCGCGTGTCCGCGGCGGTCGCACCGGGGTCGGACGACCCCTGGCGACCCGGCGGCACCGCGAAGGGTCCCATCCGGGGCCGGTTCGAGGCCTCCCGTCTGCACCCGCAGGGGAGGCCTTCCGCATGGAGGGCCCCTGGCGTCCGGTCGCATCAACGTCCAGCAAACAGGAGTGGCACCATCAGCGATCCCCGCATCAACGAGCGTATTCGCGTTCCGGAAGTCCGACTCGTCGGCCCGAACGGCGAGCAGGTCGGCATCGTCCGCGTCGAGGACGCCCTGCGCCTCGCCGCCGAGGCGGACCTGGACCTCGTGGAGGTGGCCCCCACGGCCAAGCCTCCGGTGTGCAAGCTCATGGACTTCGGCAAGTACAAGTACGAGGCCGCCGTCAAGGCCCGTGAGTCGCGCAAGAAGCAGGTGAACACGGTCCTCAAGGAGGTCCGCTTCCGCCTGAAGATCGACCAGCACGACTACGAGACCAAGACCGGCCACGCCAAGAAGTTCCTCTCGCAGGGCGACAAGGTCAAGGCCATCATCCAGTTCCGCGGCCGTGAGCAGCAGCGTCCGGAGCTCGGCATCCGCCTGCTCCAGAAGTTCGCCGAGGACGTCGCGGAGCTGGGCACCGTCGAGTCCCAGCCCCGTCAGGACGGGCGCAACATGGTGATGGTCATCGGCCCGCTGAAGGCCAAGGCCGAGGCGCGCGAGGAGCAGCGCAAGTCCACCGAGGGCACCCAGCGCGAGCGCAAGGGCGGCGGCTCCCGCCGCGACCAGGCCGCCCGCGAGGCCAAGGCCGCCGCGGCGGAGAAGGCTGCCGCCAACTCCGCCCCCGTGCGCAACTCCATCGGGGACGCGTTCCCGGAGCAGCTGCGCTCGTTCGCCGCCCAGCAGACGGAGGCCCCGGCGGAGCAGGCCCCGGTGCCCGCGCCGAAGGCGGCCCCGGCCAAGGCCACTCCGGCCAAGGCCCCCGCCCCGAAGCCGGCGGCGACGCCCGCGCCCAAGCCCCCGGCGTCCGCGCCGAAGCCGCCGGCGGCCCCGAAGCCCGCCGCCGCCCCCAAGCCCGCCGCGAAGCCCATGCCCGCCCCGCCGAAGCCGGCCGCCCCCAAGGGCGCGCCCAAGCCCGGTCCCCGCGGCTGA
- the rpmI gene encoding 50S ribosomal protein L35, producing MPKMKTHSGAKKRFRVTGSGKIMRQQANRRHYLEHKSSRLTRRLAGDKVVSKGSIKQIKRMLGI from the coding sequence ATGCCGAAGATGAAGACCCACAGCGGCGCCAAGAAGCGCTTCCGCGTGACCGGCTCCGGCAAGATCATGCGCCAGCAGGCCAACCGCCGCCACTACCTGGAGCACAAGTCCTCGCGCCTGACCCGCCGCCTCGCCGGCGACAAGGTCGTCTCCAAGGGCAGCATCAAGCAGATCAAGCGGATGCTCGGCATCTGA
- the rplT gene encoding 50S ribosomal protein L20 gives MARVKRAVNAHKKRRTALNRASGYRGQRSRLYRKAKEQLLHSFTYNYQHRHKRKGDFRRLWITRINAAARANGMTYNRFMQGLKLAGIEVDRRMLAEIAVSDAATFTALVETARTALPADVNAPAASR, from the coding sequence GTGGCACGTGTGAAGCGGGCGGTCAACGCCCACAAGAAGCGTCGTACCGCCCTGAATCGCGCCTCGGGCTACCGTGGTCAGCGTTCCCGCCTCTACCGCAAGGCGAAGGAGCAGCTGCTCCACTCGTTCACCTACAACTACCAGCACCGCCACAAGCGCAAGGGCGACTTCCGTCGTCTGTGGATCACCCGCATCAACGCGGCCGCCCGCGCCAACGGCATGACCTACAACCGCTTCATGCAGGGCCTCAAGCTGGCCGGCATCGAGGTGGACCGCCGCATGCTGGCCGAGATCGCCGTGTCGGACGCCGCCACCTTCACCGCGCTCGTCGAGACCGCCCGCACGGCGCTCCCGGCCGACGTGAACGCCCCGGCCGCCTCCCGCTGA
- a CDS encoding TrmH family RNA methyltransferase, with translation MSRAPQPDDELMQNPRAERVRAVAALAGRAARRRSGTFVVEGPQSCREALRAHLGEGPERTRAQWRPGAVLTQLFVAPDLFARDPGLGDLVARLHDLTGPDRVLVREATDEVLTAMSDAVTAQGIVAVARIPQPLTAEDAWSDARLAAVLCRVQDPGNAGTIVRAADAAGADLVAFTAGSVDPFGPKAVRSTAGSLFHVPLVVGTEADAAADAARAAGMQVWAADGYGADRLDALEQDVLGAPTAWLLGNEAQGLSAAELELADRRVAVPLYGAAESLNVATAATVCLYASAMAAPHA, from the coding sequence ATGTCCCGCGCCCCGCAGCCCGACGACGAGCTCATGCAGAACCCCCGCGCCGAGCGGGTGCGTGCCGTGGCGGCCCTGGCCGGACGCGCCGCCCGTCGGCGCAGCGGCACGTTCGTGGTCGAGGGCCCCCAGTCCTGCCGGGAAGCGCTGCGCGCGCACCTCGGGGAGGGGCCGGAGCGGACACGCGCCCAGTGGCGCCCCGGCGCCGTGCTCACCCAGCTGTTCGTCGCCCCGGACCTCTTCGCCCGCGATCCCGGGCTCGGCGACCTCGTGGCGCGCCTCCACGACCTCACGGGGCCGGACCGTGTCCTGGTCCGGGAGGCCACGGACGAGGTCCTCACCGCCATGTCCGACGCGGTCACGGCGCAGGGGATCGTCGCGGTGGCCCGCATCCCGCAGCCGCTCACGGCGGAGGACGCGTGGTCCGACGCGCGGCTCGCCGCCGTCCTGTGTCGGGTGCAGGACCCGGGCAACGCAGGGACGATCGTGCGCGCGGCCGACGCCGCCGGCGCCGACCTCGTGGCGTTCACCGCCGGTTCGGTGGACCCGTTCGGTCCCAAGGCGGTCCGCTCCACGGCGGGGTCGCTCTTCCACGTCCCCCTCGTCGTCGGGACGGAGGCGGACGCCGCCGCCGACGCCGCCCGGGCCGCCGGCATGCAGGTCTGGGCCGCCGACGGCTACGGGGCGGATCGGCTGGACGCCCTGGAGCAGGACGTGCTCGGGGCACCGACGGCCTGGCTGCTGGGCAACGAGGCCCAGGGCCTGTCCGCCGCCGAGCTGGAGCTGGCCGACCGCCGGGTCGCGGTGCCGCTCTACGGGGCGGCGGAGTCCCTCAATGTGGCCACCGCCGCCACGGTCTGCCTGTACGCCTCCGCCATGGCGGCCCCGCACGCCTGA
- a CDS encoding GlsB/YeaQ/YmgE family stress response membrane protein yields MGFLAWIILGLIAGAIARLILPGHQGSGWLGALITGVLGALLGGWLGRTLFGASTNDGFFDLATWFWAIIGGVIVAFIWQAIAGRMGRGTRV; encoded by the coding sequence ATGGGCTTCCTCGCGTGGATCATCCTCGGCCTCATCGCCGGCGCCATCGCTCGTCTCATCCTTCCGGGCCACCAGGGCTCCGGCTGGCTGGGCGCCCTCATCACCGGCGTCCTGGGTGCCCTGCTGGGCGGCTGGCTGGGCCGCACCCTCTTCGGTGCGTCCACCAACGACGGCTTCTTCGACCTGGCCACCTGGTTCTGGGCCATCATCGGCGGCGTGATCGTCGCGTTCATCTGGCAGGCCATCGCCGGCCGCATGGGCCGCGGCACCCGCGTCTGA
- a CDS encoding MFS transporter, with protein MPQNPAPHPIPRPHHGAAAPSPRPASPDDLLSPRRVRLLPAILALALGSFAIGTTEFTMMGLLPEAVTDLGVGLETGGVLISMYALGVVVGAPVLAAALARMDRKLSSILLMGLFVVGHLASLLAPSLGALMAARFVSGLPHGAFFSAAALAAADLAGPARRGQAIGWVMAGLSVANVVGVPAATALGQAAGWRWMFAVVAACALGCIAATALLVPRVPAPAGASVAAEIRGLASGRLWATVAIGVVGFAGMFCLYTYIAPLLTEVSGLHPRWVPAVLALYGVGMVIGTLVSGALTDRDPIRTLRWSFGVSALGLLAVSLTAPWWPALLVSLLVVALSGSGIAPALQVLLVDAAPTAPQLSGSLNHSALNMANAMGAWVGAAAVGAGASLRMPSLIGAGIALVGLLMSVALLRRPASAPPGA; from the coding sequence GTGCCCCAGAACCCCGCTCCGCACCCGATCCCGAGACCGCATCACGGCGCCGCCGCCCCCTCCCCTCGTCCCGCCTCGCCCGACGACCTCCTGAGCCCGCGGCGCGTGCGCCTGCTGCCGGCGATCCTCGCCCTGGCCCTGGGCAGCTTCGCGATCGGGACCACGGAGTTCACGATGATGGGCCTGCTGCCCGAGGCCGTGACCGACCTCGGTGTGGGCCTGGAGACCGGGGGCGTCCTGATCTCCATGTACGCCCTGGGCGTGGTGGTGGGTGCGCCGGTGCTGGCGGCGGCGCTGGCGCGCATGGACCGCAAACTCTCCAGCATCCTCCTCATGGGCCTGTTCGTGGTGGGGCACCTCGCCTCTTTGCTGGCCCCGAGCCTGGGTGCGCTCATGGCGGCCCGGTTCGTCTCCGGCCTGCCCCACGGCGCCTTCTTCTCCGCGGCGGCCCTCGCCGCCGCGGACCTCGCGGGCCCCGCGCGTCGGGGCCAGGCGATCGGCTGGGTCATGGCGGGCCTCTCGGTGGCCAACGTCGTCGGCGTGCCCGCCGCCACCGCCCTCGGCCAGGCGGCCGGCTGGAGGTGGATGTTCGCCGTCGTCGCGGCGTGCGCCCTGGGATGCATCGCCGCCACCGCCCTCCTCGTCCCCCGGGTGCCGGCCCCGGCGGGCGCGTCCGTCGCCGCCGAGATCCGCGGGCTGGCCTCGGGGCGGCTGTGGGCGACGGTGGCCATCGGGGTCGTCGGCTTCGCGGGCATGTTCTGCCTCTACACCTACATCGCACCCCTGCTCACCGAGGTCTCCGGCCTGCACCCGCGCTGGGTGCCCGCGGTCCTGGCCCTCTACGGCGTGGGCATGGTGATCGGCACCCTCGTCTCCGGCGCCCTGACGGACCGCGACCCGATCCGGACCCTGCGCTGGTCGTTCGGCGTGAGCGCGCTGGGCCTGCTGGCCGTCTCCCTGACCGCCCCCTGGTGGCCGGCGCTGCTGGTGAGCCTGCTGGTCGTGGCCCTCTCCGGCTCCGGCATCGCACCGGCCCTCCAGGTGCTCCTCGTGGACGCCGCCCCGACGGCGCCGCAGCTGTCCGGCTCGCTGAACCACTCGGCCCTCAACATGGCGAACGCGATGGGCGCGTGGGTGGGCGCGGCGGCCGTCGGGGCGGGCGCCTCCCTCCGGATGCCCTCGCTGATCGGCGCGGGCATCGCCCTCGTCGGGCTGCTGATGTCGGTGGCGCTGCTGCGCCGCCCCGCGTCGGCGCCGCCTGGGGCATAG
- a CDS encoding (deoxy)nucleoside triphosphate pyrophosphohydrolase, which produces MSPATPQTPPVPSAPRPVVGVALVDDAARPTALLAARRSAPASLAGLWEFPGGKVEPEEGADAALHRELVEELGVRVRLGTEVAAPEGPGWELANGARMRVWFGVLREDSGAPAALQDHDRLEWTPLTAEALHALDWIPADRPIVDALLAAVEAGRLGL; this is translated from the coding sequence ATGAGTCCCGCCACACCGCAGACCCCTCCCGTGCCGTCCGCGCCGCGCCCCGTGGTGGGGGTCGCCCTGGTCGACGACGCCGCACGCCCCACCGCGCTGCTGGCCGCGCGGCGCAGTGCCCCGGCATCCCTGGCCGGGCTCTGGGAGTTCCCGGGCGGCAAGGTGGAGCCGGAGGAGGGGGCCGATGCCGCGCTGCACCGCGAGCTCGTCGAGGAGCTGGGCGTGCGGGTGCGCCTGGGCACCGAGGTGGCGGCCCCCGAGGGCCCAGGCTGGGAGCTGGCGAACGGGGCCCGGATGCGCGTGTGGTTCGGCGTGCTCCGGGAGGACTCGGGCGCCCCCGCCGCGCTGCAGGACCACGATCGCCTGGAGTGGACGCCGCTCACGGCCGAGGCCCTGCACGCGCTGGACTGGATCCCTGCTGACCGGCCGATCGTCGACGCGCTGTTGGCGGCGGTCGAGGCCGGCCGACTCGGGCTCTGA
- a CDS encoding Rv2578c family radical SAM protein, with protein sequence MRWEAQTLRTGGGAQRPGAGTPAGSPATLPLPGLQRIVSPPEFAGVTFHEVLARSALNKVPASSAMPFRWTVNPYRGCTHACVYCYARGTHRYLDLGPGEDFDRQIVVKTNAPEVLRAELSRPGWTREPVALGTNTDPYQRAEGRYRLMPGIITALADTGTPFSILTKGTLLGRDAPALQAAAAQTSVQVGLSLALLDPSLAAAVEPGTPSPAARLRLISRLAEAGVEVSVMAMPLLPWLTDSDRQLDRLMAALADAGAHSVLAGTLHLRPGAREWFLGWIDREHPHLAADYRRMYARSAYAPQAYRRVVSQAAREAAARHGLRHGGAHTITREDGPGPRGGASAPLSAPAGTTGAEQADTAADAVRPVIAQPTLF encoded by the coding sequence ATGCGATGGGAAGCGCAGACCCTGCGGACCGGGGGCGGAGCTCAGCGGCCGGGGGCCGGCACACCGGCCGGCTCGCCCGCGACGCTGCCGCTCCCGGGCCTGCAGCGGATCGTGTCCCCGCCGGAGTTCGCCGGCGTGACCTTCCATGAGGTGCTGGCGCGCAGCGCGCTGAACAAGGTGCCCGCCTCCTCGGCCATGCCCTTCCGATGGACCGTGAACCCCTACCGCGGATGCACCCACGCCTGCGTCTACTGCTACGCCCGCGGCACCCACCGCTACCTGGACCTCGGGCCCGGCGAGGACTTCGACCGGCAGATCGTGGTCAAGACGAACGCCCCGGAGGTCCTGCGCGCGGAGCTCTCCCGTCCCGGCTGGACGCGTGAGCCGGTGGCCCTGGGCACCAACACGGACCCCTACCAGCGCGCCGAGGGCCGCTACCGGCTCATGCCCGGCATCATCACCGCCCTGGCGGACACGGGGACCCCGTTCTCCATCCTCACCAAGGGCACGCTGCTGGGGCGGGACGCGCCCGCCCTGCAGGCGGCCGCCGCACAGACGTCCGTGCAGGTCGGGCTGTCCCTGGCCCTCCTCGACCCCTCCCTGGCGGCCGCGGTGGAGCCGGGCACGCCCTCCCCCGCGGCCCGCCTGCGGCTGATCAGCCGTCTGGCCGAGGCCGGGGTGGAGGTCTCCGTCATGGCCATGCCCCTGCTGCCCTGGCTGACGGACTCGGACCGCCAGCTGGACCGGCTCATGGCCGCCCTCGCGGACGCCGGAGCGCACAGCGTCCTGGCCGGGACCCTGCACCTGCGCCCCGGCGCCCGGGAGTGGTTCCTGGGCTGGATCGACCGGGAGCACCCCCACCTCGCTGCGGACTACCGGCGCATGTACGCCCGCTCCGCCTACGCGCCGCAGGCGTACCGCCGGGTGGTCTCCCAGGCCGCACGGGAGGCTGCGGCGCGCCACGGACTGCGCCACGGAGGCGCCCACACGATCACCCGGGAGGACGGGCCCGGCCCGCGAGGGGGCGCCTCGGCACCCCTCTCCGCCCCGGCCGGCACGACCGGCGCCGAGCAGGCGGACACGGCCGCGGACGCCGTCCGGCCCGTCATCGCGCAGCCGACGCTGTTCTGA
- a CDS encoding pyroglutamyl-peptidase I: MTDPVRVLLTGFEPFGGDDHNPSIEAARAAAAALTADGTPAVAVELPCVFAAAGPALAAALEAHRPEIAVAVGLAGGTAAVRVERVAVNLQDARIPDNAGDRPADRPVRSGGPAAHFATLPVKRAVAAVREAGVPAEPSLSAGSFVCNHVMYSLLDAPAPARAAGFVHVPWSREHAPTPQTPALPAADLARAVAAVARAALVEGPDLDVPGGALH; the protein is encoded by the coding sequence ATGACCGACCCCGTCCGCGTCCTCCTCACCGGCTTCGAGCCCTTCGGCGGCGACGACCACAACCCCTCCATCGAAGCGGCCCGTGCGGCCGCCGCGGCCCTGACCGCGGACGGGACCCCCGCCGTCGCCGTGGAGCTGCCCTGCGTGTTCGCCGCGGCCGGGCCCGCGCTGGCCGCCGCGCTCGAGGCGCACCGACCGGAGATCGCGGTCGCCGTCGGGCTCGCCGGGGGGACGGCCGCCGTGCGGGTGGAGCGCGTGGCCGTGAACCTGCAGGACGCCCGGATCCCGGACAACGCGGGGGACCGGCCCGCGGACCGCCCCGTCCGCTCCGGCGGTCCCGCCGCGCACTTCGCCACCCTTCCGGTCAAACGCGCCGTCGCCGCCGTGCGCGAGGCCGGTGTCCCCGCCGAGCCCTCCCTCTCGGCCGGGTCCTTCGTGTGCAACCACGTCATGTACTCGCTGCTCGACGCCCCGGCCCCGGCCCGCGCGGCCGGCTTCGTCCACGTCCCGTGGAGCCGCGAGCACGCGCCGACGCCGCAGACCCCGGCTCTGCCGGCGGCGGACCTGGCCCGCGCCGTCGCCGCGGTCGCCCGCGCGGCCCTGGTCGAGGGCCCGGACCTCGACGTCCCCGGGGGCGCCCTGCACTGA
- a CDS encoding CHY zinc finger protein yields MVTPADPGPAVRGVDADPQTRCAHYRTERDVVALRLDCCPEYWCCRECHDELAGHPGRPLPREAFGLPSVLCGVCRHEMDVPAYRAAMAHADPHCPACGAGFNPGCSRHARLYFAVDA; encoded by the coding sequence ATGGTGACGCCCGCAGACCCCGGCCCCGCCGTCCGGGGCGTCGACGCCGACCCGCAGACCCGCTGCGCCCACTACCGGACCGAGCGCGACGTCGTCGCCCTGCGCCTGGACTGCTGCCCGGAGTACTGGTGCTGCCGCGAGTGCCACGACGAGCTGGCCGGCCATCCGGGCCGCCCGCTCCCCCGCGAGGCGTTCGGCCTCCCGAGCGTGCTGTGCGGGGTCTGCCGGCACGAGATGGATGTGCCCGCGTACCGCGCCGCCATGGCCCACGCGGATCCGCACTGTCCGGCCTGCGGAGCCGGCTTCAACCCGGGCTGCTCCCGACACGCCCGCCTGTACTTCGCGGTGGACGCGTGA
- a CDS encoding MarR family winged helix-turn-helix transcriptional regulator produces MSTSSDVKYRQGASFLLATLGRRAERAWATHLTGQGITTAQFTAMAVLAEGERTQAQVATAIAVDPRNVGATIRKLIEARWVQARPNPADARSRLLSLTPEGRQWWNDLQPGLRQGRNAFFHALTPDELTALEALLGKLDASHAADSINVPGQYI; encoded by the coding sequence ATGAGCACATCGAGTGACGTCAAGTATCGCCAAGGTGCCAGCTTCCTCCTGGCGACCCTCGGGCGGCGCGCAGAGAGGGCATGGGCGACTCACCTGACAGGGCAGGGGATCACCACGGCCCAGTTCACTGCCATGGCTGTCCTCGCGGAAGGTGAACGTACGCAGGCACAGGTGGCAACCGCCATCGCGGTCGACCCGCGGAACGTCGGTGCCACCATCAGGAAGCTCATCGAAGCGCGATGGGTCCAGGCCCGACCGAACCCCGCCGATGCCAGGTCGCGACTTCTGAGCCTGACCCCCGAGGGGCGGCAGTGGTGGAATGACCTGCAACCCGGCCTGCGTCAGGGACGCAACGCCTTCTTCCACGCCCTGACCCCCGACGAGCTGACAGCGCTGGAGGCACTCCTTGGGAAGCTCGACGCCTCACATGCAGCGGACTCGATCAACGTCCCCGGTCAGTACATCTAG
- a CDS encoding VOC family protein: MTPPTGHNTINPFAIVPDAMGFIRFVESVFDGHEAAHVRTPDRDGSIIHGEVTIGDATIMLCDRKPDWPFTPAFLQVYVPDAQDCLDKAVAAGGRIVTPVSDFYGGYRIARALDPWRNLWWIYEPTTQPLHQDERDSDTDWHDRKPSLVYTSLMDAMRSLDRPEPA, encoded by the coding sequence TTGACGCCCCCGACCGGGCACAACACCATCAACCCCTTCGCCATCGTTCCAGACGCCATGGGCTTCATCCGCTTCGTGGAGTCCGTGTTCGACGGGCACGAAGCCGCCCACGTCCGCACCCCCGATCGGGACGGCTCGATCATCCACGGCGAGGTCACGATCGGCGACGCCACGATCATGCTGTGCGACCGCAAGCCCGACTGGCCCTTCACGCCGGCCTTCCTGCAGGTCTATGTCCCCGATGCCCAGGACTGCCTGGACAAGGCCGTCGCGGCCGGAGGGCGCATCGTGACTCCCGTCAGCGACTTCTACGGCGGCTACCGGATCGCGCGCGCTCTCGACCCGTGGCGCAACCTCTGGTGGATCTACGAACCGACGACCCAGCCCCTGCACCAGGATGAGCGCGACAGCGACACCGACTGGCACGACCGCAAGCCCAGCCTCGTCTACACCTCCCTCATGGACGCCATGCGCTCCCTGGATCGACCTGAGCCGGCATGA
- a CDS encoding IS481 family transposase, with translation MTHLNAALTPRHRLKVARLVVEDGHPISEVAARFQVSWPTVKRWVDRYLAGESMNDRSSRPKSSPKKTNKAVTKRCVSLRMRLREGPIQLAARLGIAPSTVHRILTAARLNRLSYVDRATGEPVRRYEHPHPGSLVHVDVKKIGNIPDGGGWRYVGRRQGQKNRAATPDKPKNKWHSPKLGYAFVHTVIDDHSRVAYTEVHDDETAITAVAVLHRAVEWFAERGVTIERVLSDNGGAYRSYLWRDTCEALSIRPKFTRPYRPQTNGKVERFHRTMGDGWAYARCYTSEQERRDALPDWLHHYNQHRPHSACGNQPPFSRLINVPGQYN, from the coding sequence ATGACCCACCTCAACGCAGCTCTCACACCTCGCCACCGGCTCAAGGTCGCCCGCCTCGTCGTCGAGGACGGCCACCCGATCAGCGAGGTCGCCGCCCGGTTCCAGGTGTCCTGGCCGACCGTGAAGCGGTGGGTCGACCGCTACCTCGCCGGCGAGTCCATGAACGACCGCTCGTCGCGACCGAAGTCCTCACCGAAGAAGACGAACAAGGCGGTGACGAAGCGGTGCGTGAGCCTGCGAATGCGACTGCGCGAAGGACCAATCCAGCTCGCCGCCCGGCTGGGGATCGCTCCCTCGACGGTCCACCGCATCCTCACGGCGGCGCGCCTGAACCGGTTGTCGTACGTCGACCGCGCCACGGGCGAGCCAGTACGTCGCTACGAGCACCCGCACCCGGGTTCGCTGGTGCACGTGGACGTGAAGAAGATCGGGAACATCCCCGACGGCGGCGGCTGGCGTTACGTCGGCCGCCGCCAGGGCCAGAAGAACCGCGCCGCGACACCGGACAAGCCGAAGAACAAGTGGCACAGCCCCAAGCTCGGGTACGCATTCGTACACACCGTCATCGACGACCACTCCCGCGTCGCGTACACCGAGGTCCACGACGACGAGACCGCCATCACCGCCGTCGCCGTCCTGCACCGGGCGGTCGAGTGGTTCGCCGAACGTGGCGTTACCATCGAACGAGTGCTGTCCGACAACGGTGGGGCATACCGGTCGTACCTGTGGCGCGACACCTGCGAGGCGCTGTCGATCCGTCCGAAGTTCACCCGCCCGTACCGGCCGCAGACCAACGGAAAAGTGGAGCGGTTCCACCGCACGATGGGTGACGGGTGGGCCTACGCCCGCTGCTACACCAGCGAGCAAGAACGCCGAGACGCCCTCCCCGACTGGCTCCACCACTACAACCAGCATCGCCCCCACAGCGCCTGCGGGAACCAGCCGCCCTTCTCACGATTGATCAACGTCCCCGGACAGTACAACTAG